Proteins found in one Methylobacterium sp. CB376 genomic segment:
- a CDS encoding MarR family winged helix-turn-helix transcriptional regulator has protein sequence MAEEPIAPEGLSRAEYAALAAFRFRLRQFLAFSEAAALAEGLPPQQHQALLAVAGHAGERPPTVGLLAEQLLIAPHSAAELVARMVEGGLLAKTRGRADRRRMELALTPRAEALLARLTAAHLRELRSLEPALVRALGRLARPQAGPQAGPQAGG, from the coding sequence TTGGCCGAAGAGCCGATTGCGCCGGAGGGCCTGTCGCGCGCGGAATACGCGGCGCTGGCGGCGTTCCGGTTCCGCCTGAGGCAGTTCCTGGCCTTCAGCGAGGCGGCGGCGCTCGCCGAGGGGCTGCCGCCCCAGCAGCACCAGGCGCTGCTCGCCGTGGCGGGTCACGCGGGGGAGCGGCCGCCGACGGTCGGGCTGCTGGCCGAGCAGCTGCTGATCGCGCCCCACAGCGCCGCGGAGCTGGTGGCGCGGATGGTCGAGGGCGGGTTGCTGGCCAAGACCCGCGGGCGCGCGGACCGGCGGCGGATGGAACTCGCCCTGACGCCGCGGGCCGAGGCGCTGCTGGCGCGGCTCACGGCGGCGCATCTGCGGGAGCTGAGGAGCCTCGAACCGGCGCTGGTCCGGGCGCTGGGACGCCTCGCCCGGCCGCAGGCCGGCCCGCAGGCCGGCCCGCAGGCCGGCGGCTGA